GTTCGCCGCACTTTTTTTAATGCATTGGTGGCTTAGGCGTGGCACGGTTCAGCGTGAAACAAGCGTGCCCTAACTTACTGAGTTACCTGTTCGTTTTCTTTTATCGGACTGAGTTACCTGTTCTTCTTCCTTCCAAAATGATGGGAACCGACTATGTGACGGAATCCGTTTTTTCTCAATTCAAGTTATCGACGTATCATAGTACGTATGAATGTATGCGTACGTAGGTAAAACGTTTGTGCATCTACGGTCCCTCGTCTCAAAATAAATGCACATAGAGAAGTAaatttttaagtttgaccaagtgcATATAAAAGTAATACAATATGTTTATGATGTATAATAACCTTCAAGTTTTATTAGATTAAtagtgaaatatatttttataacaaaCATATTAGAGAATACAAATATTTATCATATCTGCCTCgtccgcttcgctgaaaaaacaagtcgaaacactgttccgactgatttgctgtgagagaaaaatactgttctgactaaaaaaaagctgaaaaagatggattataagagaagcgaacatggccatcttctgtaaatttatttaaagacggGTGTTTGGGGGAGTACTGTATtttgaaattgaaaaaaaaaaacaatagcaACCGAGCCCGTCACCCACCGGTGGTCCCCACGTGCTACTTCGATCGTTCTCCCCTACCTCACTCTCCACTCGTCTcgagactccacctcgcctggcTCTGGCTGGTCTGGTCCTCTCTTTGGCGCTTCCAGGTTTCCCCTCCTCTCCTCCGTCCTCGCTTCCAAGCCAAGCCAAAACACACACACAGCACACGCACGCAAACACAGAAAAGCCGCGCGAATCCACCCACCAGTCGACTACCCCGCACGCTATAGCTGCAGccagcggaggcggaggcggaggcggaggcgcggGGCGGCCGCCGACAGCTCAGCCATGGCGACGGGCGGCGGCCAGGGGAAGGCCGCGGGGTACTACCAGTACCCGGCCTCGTACGCCGgcggcgccgcggccgcggcggacgAGGAGCGCCGGTGGTGGCCGTGGCTCGTGCCCACCGTGCTCGTCGCCTGCATCGCGGTCTTCGCCGCCGAGATGTTCGTCAACGACTGCCCGCGCCACGGGAGcgcgctcggcggcggcgccgggtgCGTCGCGGCCGGGCTCCTCCGCCGATTCTCCTTCCAGCCGCTCCGCGAGAACCCGCTCTTCGGGCCTTCCTCCGCCACGTACGCCTCGCCACTCCTCGCGAATTGCGATCTTTGCTCCTGTTTCCGCCGGATTGTTGGATCCGTTGCGAAATTGGGGGTTTCAGGAAGGGTTTGTGACGGGTCCAGTGTTACGATTTTAAGCCAGAGGTCGCGTTTTGGTTGTGGATTTCAAGTCCAATCGCTAGTGAAGCTactagtttcaaaaaaaaaaaaaaaaatcgctaGTAAAGGTTGGGGCTTATAGGCTTTTATACCACCCGGAATCTTCCTTGTCTACTAAGTTGCCATTTTTCTGGTCGTTTTCAACTCAGGTCGTTTGGAAATGGGGGACACTGAGCAATGGTGACTATTTATAGATATACCCTATAACGAGTAAACGATGAAATTACTGCAGATTGCTCCCCTTGTAGCAGGTTGATTTGTACTAAAACATTTGATTTAGCTTAATACCTAGGAGCACAGGGCAGTGACAACACCTGATTCAGCCAGCAGTGGAATCTTCTAGTATCTAGTACTACGATTTGTCTTTTAGTATCTAGTACTACGATTACGTCCCTTTCTGAGTTTCTGTCAATAAAAAATTACAGCTAGTACACTTTTGATAGATGGGCTACATTAATATTTTTCTCAGTTATAAATGAGCAGTTTAAGTAACAGTTgcctggttcgtatcgttgtcatttatttttctgtCATAAATGAGCAGTTTAAGTAatagttggctggttcgtatcgttgttgtTTACGTGAGAGGAAAGTACTGCTGACGGGTTCGCGTGAACAGTGTTTTGCTGagagggctggccagccagcccagccagccgctCCCAGCCGATCAGGCTATGTTGCTGCTTGTGGATTTTTCCTTTTCCTATTCCTACTGTTACCTCATGACTCTTGCAAAATCATGCAAATGTAAGGATTTTTAAATCTAGCTGTAAAATAGATGAATTTGTCTGTTCTTGTTTGCTAATTCCATTGCGTGGGACAGTTTTGAGATACCAATATGAAACCGGGACTGCATTCAACATTCGCTTGACATTGTCCTATGCTAAAGCACACCAGTGTTTTGCTTTACAAGTTCCAATATTTGTGCAGCTTGGAGAAGATGGGAGCTCTCAACTGGGCCAAAGTAGTTCATGGGCACCAAGCGTGGCGGCTCATTAGCTGTATCTGGCTCCATGCTGGCCTAGTTCACTTGGTTGTCAACATGCTAAGCTTGCTCTTCATTGGAATCCGCCTTGAGCAACAATTTGGGTTTGGTAAGCTTCTTACTTGCACTTGTTGGTTCACTCTCGTTATCATGATATCTATATATTTCCCAGTTCTAGCACCTTGATTGGATACTTGACTATCTATTATTTTCCAACATTAGTCTCCTATATTTGCCAGTTCTAGCACCTTGATTGGATACTTGACTATCTATTATTTTCCAACATCGATCTGCACTTGGAAGATGTACTTTATGTCATAAGCATTGAAATGATACGAGCTGATTCTGTCTTGGAGTTGGAGCTTATGGAAAGCTGAAGTAAATCTGAATTAAGTAGTCATGGAGGTTTCTTTTCAGACCTTGCCTTTGTGTTGCAACTACTTAGTTTTCTATATGCACCATTTTGTTAGGATCGTGACACGAGACTATTGCTTTCATCAATCGAAGTATGGCTTTGTTAGTTGGTATTCATCTAAGACGTAATCAGGTTTTACATGTTATTTGGGGCTCATTTTCTTCTCATTTCATCATGGATTTGGAAGTATGCTATGTTTACCTTTGTCAATACCTCTGGCATCTGGTTTTGGCAGTAGTCTGCTCTCTGCTGTCAACTCACTTTAGTTTTCTGACTTGCAAGTGCGCATTGGGGTCATCTACTTGATATCTGGCTTTGGGGGCAGTGTGCTGTCTGCACTTTTCTTACGCAGTAACTACATCTCTGTTGGTGCCTCTGGGGCTTTGTTTGGCCTCCTTGGATCTATGCTTTCAGAGCTTATTATGAACTGGACTATCTATTCCAACAAGGTCAGCAGAAGGCGTATTATATGTGTACTGTTTTGCTTTACTTTTTCTCTCTGTTTTTTAGCTAAGTTTCAGTCAATTCCCTCTTGCAGGCAGCAGCAGCCATAACTCTACTCTTTATAATTGCGATTAATCTGGCCATTGGGATATTACCTCATGCTGATAATTTTGCCCACATTGGTGGATTTGCTTCTGGATTTCTTCTTGGATTTGTGCTGCTGGCAAGACCTCAATTTGGCTGGATGGAACGCAGCGAGCTACCTCAGACTAATCAACCTCCAAAGTACAAATTGTACCAGTGTGTCTTGTGGGTTGCTGCACTCCTCTTGCTGGTAGTTGGGTAAGTTCCAACCATCCTAGGACAATTACACTAAAGGTCACATCTCACTTGTAATAGGGAATGTGGTATCCACATACCATAATTGCCTTGAGCTATGCATTGTTGCAAACTAATGCCAAACAACTACTACCTCCAGTCATTAAAAGATGGCGTTTCAGATAAGTAAACCAAAGCATAGTACAAGTTTTGTTCTACTGTCTAAACCATCATCTTTTAGTAAGTGGAGGTCCCTGCAGTCATAGATAAGTGATGTTTTGTGGCTGTCTTAAGTAATCATTACAAACCTTGACTAGAAATACTCTTCCTGTGCTGGTTTTGAATGTTAGGAAATGATACAGGTAGATTTGTTTTGAAAGATATGTCTGATATATCTTTGGCCTTTCAATATATTATAGTAAAATAAAAGGTAGGAGCCCAAGTTTAGTTGGCTTGACAAGTCCGAAGTGTCATCTTTTTTAGTGACTGGACGTAGCACTTTGTATGAAGTATGAACAATGATGATTCTTTTTATCATAATCAAAACTTGAAGCCTTGACAAATGTGGCCACTTTGTATGAgtaatgatgattcttttcaTTTATAATCGAAACTTCAAGCATTGACAAATGTGGCTTTACGTTGCAGATTTGTGATTATTTTGGTCATGCTCTACAAGGGTAAGAATGGGAACGACAGCTGCCACTGGTGCCATTACCTGAACTGCGTACCAACATCCAGATGGAAGTGCGATACATAGATAGCTATTCTGCAAAGTATATGCCTCTTGAGGGAGCAGATTTTTTATGTTCGTGTGTTTGTGGAAATGTACGACCAAATGTGTCCTCCACCTGACCATCCTGCACTTCTTGTGCCCGAATTCTCCCTGGTTCTATGAAGTACAAATGTTTCAGAATTGTAGCTTGAGCTTGTAACTGTTGATTTCGGCGTAATTGCTATATTGATTTCAGCAAACAATTAAAACACTAGAGCTTCACACCTTCACTTGGTAATTGTAGACGGCCAATATAAAGTATTTAGATTTTGAGAGTGTCTACGCACTGACGACTTGAGTTGAAAGATTGCCAAAGTTAAATCGCATATGATGACGCTGAGCTGATGGTTTGTTTGAAAGATTGAATTGAGGTGTATTTGGCCTAGCCCTCTTGCTTTTGGAGAGAACATAAACAAACTTCCAAATTAGACATTGCTCTTTTCCAGACTCCAATGCCGGCGCTGCATTTCTCCAAGTGGCTGAAAAGTGAAAATATGTTTTCGTGAATCACCTCCCTGCAGCAAGGCATATACCAAGTCAGTTGTTTGTGGCTACAGATGCTTTCAGTCCCCATCAAAGCGTCCTCCATCCCTTCGTGAACAAGGACCAACGCTTCTTTCCTTGCTTCCCTTCTCCTAGCCCGGCATCCTTGTTTCGCAAGAAGATAGAAAAGCCGCTGTCGATGGTGTTTTATTACGCCCATGCCCCTACTCCTCTCCGATCCAGTCATCCAGCGCGGCAACACGCAAGCATTCGCGAGGGCACCGGCGTCATTTCCGGCGTCTGTCGTTCTCGCGCAGGCCCACCGCTGACGGCCCACGGGCCCGTGAGAGGGGAGGAGGAGAGCAATAAGAGAGCACCACATCGCCCCACACTTGAATTAACACGCACGGCTCCGCTGCTTCGCGACTCCTCTCCTCTCCGGCTCTCCGCACCGGCCCCCAACCTCCTCGCCGCGGCTCCCCCAGGCCGCCGCCGGTGCCGGCGCGCCTCCATCCATGGCGCGGCCGCCGCAGGAGGCGATCGACACCTTCATCAGCATCACCGGCGCCGACGAGGCCGCCGCCATCCGCGTGCTCGAGGTGACGACGCCTGccctccccctcccttccccGTCTCTACCCATTGGTGTTACGGTCCCGGCTTTTTGGGGATCCGTTGCTCGGGTTTTCGGGCTAGGGTTCGGCTTCGGCTCCGCATGGCGTGGGTTCGTTAGATGGCGGTGCGGGGCC
This DNA window, taken from Miscanthus floridulus cultivar M001 chromosome 13, ASM1932011v1, whole genome shotgun sequence, encodes the following:
- the LOC136500728 gene encoding RHOMBOID-like protein 2, with product MATGGGQGKAAGYYQYPASYAGGAAAAADEERRWWPWLVPTVLVACIAVFAAEMFVNDCPRHGSALGGGAGCVAAGLLRRFSFQPLRENPLFGPSSATLEKMGALNWAKVVHGHQAWRLISCIWLHAGLVHLVVNMLSLLFIGIRLEQQFGFVRIGVIYLISGFGGSVLSALFLRSNYISVGASGALFGLLGSMLSELIMNWTIYSNKAAAAITLLFIIAINLAIGILPHADNFAHIGGFASGFLLGFVLLARPQFGWMERSELPQTNQPPKYKLYQCVLWVAALLLLVVGFVIILVMLYKGKNGNDSCHWCHYLNCVPTSRWKCDT